In Humulus lupulus chromosome 7, drHumLupu1.1, whole genome shotgun sequence, the following are encoded in one genomic region:
- the LOC133790234 gene encoding putative disease resistance protein At1g50180 isoform X1, with amino-acid sequence MAEAVVSPVIERLGDLLLNEAKFLSGVKVQVKDAHTKLLWMRAFLKDADAHVRDGDERVRLWVVQVRDTSYDLEDVIETYVLKVVSKRNGRGVISVLKRYACIFSEGIYVHKIGAEIEKISSSIATLTSSLQTYGIRELRVKEMGETSSNNIQPQRDLRRAYSHVVENVVVGFDKDVEELVARLIGKENPRSHRVISICGMGGLGKTTLARKVYHHPQVRAHFDCFAWASISQQCVVREVWEGILFGLTSPTQEERKEIKRMGNGEIAKKLYNLQKQRKCLVLLDDIWTASTWDGLKAAFPQDETDSKILLTTRIKNVAFHVDQNGFIHEPRCLNENESWELFQKKTSCFGKDPTNSKDNERMGVLGREMLRHCSGLPLAIIVLSGLLSTKHTVNEWEEIKGNVMRYITKGREHDDSKYSGVSSVLGLSYDELPFYLKPCFLYLAHYPEDATIQVKELCLMLVAEGFIPSRGASTNSIEDVAYDCLSELVERSMIQNE; translated from the exons atggcAGAGGCTGTTGTTTCCCCTGTGATTGAAAGACTTGGAGACTTGCTACTGAACGAAGCTAAGTTCTTGTCTGGAGTCAAAGTCCAAGTCAAGGATGCACACACCAAGCTGCTATGGATGCGCGCTTTCTTAAAAGATGCAGATGCTCATGTAAGAGATGGCGATGAGAGAGTGCGCCTTTGGGTTGTCCAAGTCAGAGATACTTCTTATGACTTGGAGGATGTTATTGAAACTTATGTCTTGAAAGTGGTTTCCAAGAGGAACGGGAGAGGTGTCATTAGTGTACTGAAAAGGTATGCTTGCATCTTCAGCGAAGGAATTTATGTCCATAAAATTGGAGCAGAGATTGAGAAGATCTCATCCAGCATTGCTACTTTGACTTCATCCCTACAAACATATGGCATAAGAGAATTAAGGGTCAAGGAAATGGGTGAAACTTCATCAAACAACATCCAACCGCAAAGAGACTTGAGAAGAGCTTATTCTCATGTTGTGGAGAATGTAGTTGTTGGATTCGACAAAGATGTCGAAGAATTGGTAGCTCGTTTGATTGGGAAAGAGAATCCTCGTAGCCATAGAGTGATCTCTATATGTGGGATGGGTGGTTTGGGAAAGACTACCCTTGCAAGAAAAGTCTATCATCATCCCCAAGTCAGAGCTCACTTTGATTGTTTTGCTTGGGCATCAATATCTCAACAATGTGTAGTGCGAGAAGTATGGGAAGGGATTTTATTTGGTTTGACTTCTCCAACACAAGAAGAAAGGAAGGAGATTAAAAGAATGGGGAATGGTGAGATAGCAAAAAAGCTTTACAACCttcaaaaacaaagaaaatgTTTGGTACTCCTCGATGACATTTGGACCGCTTCCACCTGGGATGGTCTGAAAGCTGCATTCCCTCAAGACGAAACCGATAGCAAGATTTTACTCACAACTCGAATAAAGAACGTAGCATTTCATGTTGATCAGAATGGTTTCATCCATGAACCTCGGTGTCTAAACGAGAATGAGAGCTGGGAGCTGTTTCAGAAAAAGACTTCATGTTTTGGAAAGGATCCAACAA ACTCAAAAGATAATGAAAGAATGGGCGTACTAGGGCGAGAGATGCTCAGACATTGTTCTGGTCTGCCATTGGCCATCATCGTACTTAGTGGGCTTCTATCTACGAAGCACACAGTTAATGAGTGGGAGGAGATTAAAGGAAATGTAATGAGATACATAACTAAAGGTAGAGAACATGATGACTCAAAATACTCTGGTGTTTCATCAGTGTTAGGTTTGAGTTACGATGAATTGCCATTTTACTTGAAACCTTGTTTTCTTTATTTGGCTCATTATCCTGAGGATGCCACCATACAAGTAAAAGAATTATGTCTTATGCTCGTAGCAGAAGGTTTTATACCTTCAAGAGGAGCTTCAACTAATTCCATCGAGGATGTGGCATATGATTGCTTAAGTGAGTTGGTGGAAAGAAGCATGATTCAG AATGAGTGA
- the LOC133790234 gene encoding putative disease resistance protein At1g50180 isoform X3 gives MAEAVVSPVIERLGDLLLNEAKFLSGVKVQVKDAHTKLLWMRAFLKDADAHVRDGDERVRLWVVQVRDTSYDLEDVIETYVLKVVSKRNGRGVISVLKRYACIFSEGIYVHKIGAEIEKISSSIATLTSSLQTYGIRELRVKEMGETSSNNIQPQRDLRRAYSHVVENVVVGFDKDVEELVARLIGKENPRSHRVISICGMGGLGKTTLARKVYHHPQVRAHFDCFAWASISQQCVVREVWEGILFGLTSPTQEERKEIKRMGNGEIAKKLYNLQKQRKCLVLLDDIWTASTWDGLKAAFPQDETDSKILLTTRIKNVAFHVDQNGFIHEPRCLNENESWELFQKKTSCFGKDPTNSKDNERMGVLGREMLRHCSGLPLAIIVLSGLLSTKHTVNEWEEIKGNVMRYITKE, from the exons atggcAGAGGCTGTTGTTTCCCCTGTGATTGAAAGACTTGGAGACTTGCTACTGAACGAAGCTAAGTTCTTGTCTGGAGTCAAAGTCCAAGTCAAGGATGCACACACCAAGCTGCTATGGATGCGCGCTTTCTTAAAAGATGCAGATGCTCATGTAAGAGATGGCGATGAGAGAGTGCGCCTTTGGGTTGTCCAAGTCAGAGATACTTCTTATGACTTGGAGGATGTTATTGAAACTTATGTCTTGAAAGTGGTTTCCAAGAGGAACGGGAGAGGTGTCATTAGTGTACTGAAAAGGTATGCTTGCATCTTCAGCGAAGGAATTTATGTCCATAAAATTGGAGCAGAGATTGAGAAGATCTCATCCAGCATTGCTACTTTGACTTCATCCCTACAAACATATGGCATAAGAGAATTAAGGGTCAAGGAAATGGGTGAAACTTCATCAAACAACATCCAACCGCAAAGAGACTTGAGAAGAGCTTATTCTCATGTTGTGGAGAATGTAGTTGTTGGATTCGACAAAGATGTCGAAGAATTGGTAGCTCGTTTGATTGGGAAAGAGAATCCTCGTAGCCATAGAGTGATCTCTATATGTGGGATGGGTGGTTTGGGAAAGACTACCCTTGCAAGAAAAGTCTATCATCATCCCCAAGTCAGAGCTCACTTTGATTGTTTTGCTTGGGCATCAATATCTCAACAATGTGTAGTGCGAGAAGTATGGGAAGGGATTTTATTTGGTTTGACTTCTCCAACACAAGAAGAAAGGAAGGAGATTAAAAGAATGGGGAATGGTGAGATAGCAAAAAAGCTTTACAACCttcaaaaacaaagaaaatgTTTGGTACTCCTCGATGACATTTGGACCGCTTCCACCTGGGATGGTCTGAAAGCTGCATTCCCTCAAGACGAAACCGATAGCAAGATTTTACTCACAACTCGAATAAAGAACGTAGCATTTCATGTTGATCAGAATGGTTTCATCCATGAACCTCGGTGTCTAAACGAGAATGAGAGCTGGGAGCTGTTTCAGAAAAAGACTTCATGTTTTGGAAAGGATCCAACAA ACTCAAAAGATAATGAAAGAATGGGCGTACTAGGGCGAGAGATGCTCAGACATTGTTCTGGTCTGCCATTGGCCATCATCGTACTTAGTGGGCTTCTATCTACGAAGCACACAGTTAATGAGTGGGAGGAGATTAAAGGAAATGTAATGAGATACATAACTAAAG AATGA
- the LOC133790234 gene encoding probable disease resistance RPP8-like protein 2 isoform X2, which yields MKSFRIHDLMRDMCLSKAQDENFLQFSDLRNRGEEPLKSVSTDIRRVAIYFDNDGVDDFLPFVDNINGALRCLIIELVKPKKVLTPVINSFLMLRVLKVSFKGVLKLPKEIGKLIYLRLLSTSRNTDVKNIPSSIGNLRCLQTLLVKSYRFRVEVPNVMWKLEQLRHLSLPYAHGISAFSKWLRLPNLRNLQTLTGVQLKYLDRNDFLHLTNLKKLAIRVDRSLERIFQDPTTVTFVRLRHLQIYCPEEEVIVDIVPVILSYPQIYKLKLYRRIVKLPQYNQFSPNLIKLKLQFTELKDDPMPTLEKLSSLRVLFLGIDSFKGNEMVCSKGGFPQLESLQIQYLGNLEEWKVEEGALSSLRILGIVKCLKLKRVPDGLRYITTLKEMKIERMPREFEERVEEGGEDFYKVHHIPSRIFLNSNY from the coding sequence ATGAAATCATTTCGTATTCATGATCTCATGCGAGATATGTGCTTGTCTAAAGCTCAAGATGAAAACTTTCTACAGTTTAGTGATTTAAGGAATAGAGGGGAGGAGCCACTAAAATCTGTATCTACAGACATAAGAAGAGTTGCCATTTATTTTGATAATGATGGTGTTGATGATTTTCTTCCTTTTGTTGATAATATAAATGGTGCTCTTCGGTGTCTTATCATAGAATTAGTGAAGCCCAAAAAAGTATTGACACCTGTGATCAATAGCTTTCTCATGCTTAGAGTTTTAAAGGTAAGTTTTAAGGGTGTTTTGAAGTTGCCTAAAGAAATTGGAAAGCTTATTTACCTAAGGTTGCTTAGTACTAGTCGTAATACCGATGTGAAAAATATCCCATCTTCCATTGGCAATTTGAGATGTCTACAGACTTTACTGGTAAAATCATACAGATTCCGTGTCGAAGTACCAAATGTAATGTGGAAGTTGGAACAATTGAGGCACTTATCCTTACCCTATGCTCATGGTATCTCAGCCTTTAGTAAATGGTTGAGGTTACCTAATCTTAGAAATTTGCAAACATTGACAGGTGTTCAACTGAAGTACCTTGATAGGAATGATTTTTTGCACTTGACGAATCTGAAGAAATTAGCGATTAGAGTGGATAGAAGTTTGGAAAgaattttccaagatcccacgactGTCACCTTCGTCCGTCTTAGGCATTTACAAATATATTGTCCTGAAGAAGAGGTGATAGTAGATATTGTTCCTGTGATATTAAGCTACCCTCAAATATATAAGCTTAAACTATACAGAAGAATAGTAAAATTACCCCAATACAACCAATTCTCCCCAAACCTTATAAAGTTAAAGTTGCAATTTACTGAACTTAAGGACGATCCAATGCCAACCCTAGAAAAGCTATCGAGTTTAAGAGTCCTTTTCCTTGGTATTGATAGCTTTAAGGGGAATGAGATGGTGTGCTCAAAAGGAGGTTTCCCTCAACTGGAATCTCTTCAGATTCAATATCTAGGAAACTTAGAAGAGTGGAAGGTGGAGGAAGGGGCCTTGTCTAGTCTTCGGATTTTGGGGATTGTTAAATGCCTAAAATTGAAGAGAGTTCCTGATGGATTAAGATACATTACTACGCTTAAGGAAATGAAGATTGAGCGTATGCCTAGGGAATTCGAAGAAAGGGTGGAGGAAGGAGGAGAGGACTTCTACAAAGTCCACCACATCCCATCCCGTATATTTCTCAACTCTAACTATTGA